In a genomic window of Myxococcales bacterium:
- a CDS encoding S1 RNA-binding domain-containing protein, translating to MTDDDDFAALFAQTEQGQTKASAVVKRPKPGDMVTGVITSIGKDAVFVDLGGKSEGVLDRDQVVADDGTVRVKIGDKIEARVAGERNGALVLRVRLGRGSEAKAELVQAHELGIPVEGKVTGAIKGGLEVEVAGVRGFCPASQVDARFVADQSVFVGQRLEFRVTQYERGNLVLSRRALLEEENARKAADLKDRLVVGAVLRGRVTGFKPFGAFVDLGGIEGMLHVSELGHSRVEKPEDVLQLEQELDVQVKSIEEAVDGKRPRIALSIKALMDDPWGQVVQSLVVGSTVKGTVTRLQPFGAFVEVLPTIEGLVHVSELGAGRRINHPKEVVSVGQQIEVIILGVDADKHRVSLSIAAAVARAEANDLAEARASITPAPARLGTLADMFAKLKK from the coding sequence ATGACCGACGACGACGACTTCGCCGCGCTGTTCGCCCAGACCGAGCAAGGCCAGACCAAGGCCTCGGCCGTGGTCAAGCGCCCCAAGCCCGGCGACATGGTCACGGGCGTGATCACGTCGATCGGCAAGGACGCGGTGTTCGTCGACCTCGGCGGCAAGTCCGAGGGCGTGCTCGACCGCGACCAGGTCGTGGCCGACGACGGCACCGTCCGGGTCAAGATCGGCGACAAGATCGAGGCCCGCGTCGCCGGCGAGCGCAACGGCGCGCTGGTGCTGCGGGTCCGGCTCGGGCGCGGGTCCGAGGCCAAGGCCGAGCTGGTCCAGGCGCACGAGCTGGGCATCCCGGTCGAGGGCAAGGTCACCGGCGCGATCAAGGGCGGCCTCGAGGTCGAGGTCGCCGGCGTGCGCGGGTTCTGCCCGGCGTCGCAGGTCGACGCCCGGTTCGTCGCCGACCAGAGCGTCTTCGTCGGCCAGCGCCTGGAGTTCCGCGTCACCCAGTACGAGCGCGGCAACCTGGTGCTGTCGCGCCGGGCCCTGCTCGAGGAGGAGAACGCGCGCAAGGCGGCCGACCTCAAGGACCGGCTGGTCGTGGGCGCGGTCCTGCGCGGCCGGGTCACCGGCTTCAAGCCGTTCGGCGCGTTCGTCGACCTCGGCGGCATCGAGGGCATGCTCCACGTCAGCGAGCTCGGCCACAGCCGGGTCGAGAAGCCCGAGGACGTGCTCCAGCTCGAGCAGGAGCTCGACGTCCAGGTCAAGTCGATCGAGGAGGCGGTCGACGGCAAGCGCCCGCGCATCGCGCTGTCGATCAAGGCGCTCATGGACGATCCGTGGGGCCAGGTCGTCCAGTCGCTGGTGGTCGGCAGCACCGTCAAGGGCACGGTCACGCGGCTGCAGCCGTTCGGCGCGTTCGTCGAGGTGCTGCCGACGATCGAGGGCCTGGTCCACGTCAGCGAGCTCGGCGCCGGCCGCCGGATCAACCACCCCAAGGAGGTGGTCTCGGTCGGGCAGCAGATCGAGGTGATCATCCTCGGCGTCGACGCCGACAAGCACCGGGTGTCGCTGTCGATCGCGGCCGCGGTCGCGCGCGCCGAGGCCAACGACCTGGCCGAGGCCCGGGCCTCGATCACGCCGGCGCCAGCCAGGCTCGGCACGCTGGCCGACATGTTCGCCAAGCTGAAGAAGTAG
- a CDS encoding carbon starvation protein A: MGLPALAAVVVAALALGYRFYGRYVAAQFALDDATVTPAHRKADGVDFVPTRPFYLFGQHFSAIAAAGPIVGPILACQQFGWLPCLLWISFGVVFIGAVHDASALVASVRHDAKSIAEVVKVHLGRRAWLAILAFIWLALIYVIVAFVDITAGTFVTGDADTAGLTFRFNQGGAVALASLLYLGLALVMGTIDRLWHPPLWLQTLIFVPATLFVVWFGTQHSTLLVLSWKTWVVLLMAYCAVASVTPMWLLMQPRGYLGGFVLYGALLVGVIGIFFGGFTIEQPSYVRGSLFGGAGMFPFLFVTIACGACSGFHGLVCSGTTSKQIDRESHCHPIGYGAMLLEAFVALIALATVMIVAGKPSGGPGAIYARGLGQFIALIIGDSPERLTIATTFGAMALSTFIFDTLDSATRLGRYVLQELFGAEGLPAAVLATLATCLVPLGFLMFGSSGRFRMFWALFGTSNQLLASLSLLAISVWLYRGGGKHKGRIPWFTAVPMVLVLAVTVTSLVLQARAVVTAGLGSTAWINGAVSVVLLGLAATLLGYGVAVVRGRAVEVG, encoded by the coding sequence ATGGGACTGCCCGCGCTGGCCGCGGTGGTGGTGGCCGCGCTCGCGCTCGGCTATCGCTTCTATGGACGCTACGTCGCCGCGCAGTTCGCGCTCGACGACGCGACCGTCACGCCCGCCCACCGCAAGGCCGACGGCGTCGACTTCGTGCCGACCCGCCCGTTCTACCTGTTCGGCCAGCACTTCTCGGCCATCGCCGCGGCCGGGCCGATCGTCGGGCCGATCCTGGCGTGCCAGCAGTTCGGCTGGCTGCCGTGCCTGCTGTGGATCAGCTTCGGCGTGGTCTTCATCGGCGCGGTCCACGACGCCTCGGCCCTGGTCGCCTCGGTCCGCCACGACGCCAAGTCGATCGCCGAGGTGGTCAAGGTCCACCTGGGCCGGCGCGCGTGGCTGGCGATCCTGGCGTTCATCTGGCTGGCGCTGATCTACGTGATCGTCGCGTTCGTCGACATCACCGCCGGCACGTTCGTCACCGGCGACGCCGACACCGCCGGCCTGACCTTCCGCTTCAACCAGGGCGGCGCGGTGGCGCTGGCGAGCCTCCTGTACCTGGGCCTGGCGCTGGTCATGGGCACGATCGATCGGCTGTGGCACCCGCCGCTGTGGTTGCAGACGCTGATCTTCGTGCCGGCGACGCTGTTCGTCGTGTGGTTCGGCACCCAGCACTCGACGCTCTTGGTGCTCAGCTGGAAGACCTGGGTCGTGCTGCTGATGGCGTACTGCGCGGTCGCGTCGGTGACGCCGATGTGGCTCTTGATGCAGCCGCGCGGGTACCTGGGCGGGTTCGTGCTGTACGGCGCGCTCCTGGTCGGCGTGATCGGCATCTTCTTTGGCGGCTTCACCATCGAGCAGCCCAGCTACGTCCGCGGCTCGCTGTTCGGCGGCGCCGGCATGTTCCCGTTCCTGTTCGTCACGATCGCCTGCGGCGCGTGCTCGGGCTTCCACGGCCTGGTGTGCTCGGGCACGACCTCCAAGCAGATCGATCGCGAGAGCCACTGCCACCCGATCGGGTACGGCGCGATGCTGCTCGAGGCGTTCGTCGCGCTGATCGCGCTGGCCACGGTGATGATCGTCGCCGGCAAGCCGAGCGGCGGGCCCGGCGCGATCTACGCCCGCGGGCTGGGCCAGTTCATCGCGCTGATCATCGGCGACTCGCCCGAGCGCCTGACGATCGCGACCACGTTCGGCGCGATGGCGCTGTCGACCTTCATCTTCGACACGCTCGACTCGGCGACGCGCCTGGGCCGGTACGTCCTGCAGGAGCTGTTCGGCGCCGAGGGCCTGCCGGCGGCGGTGCTCGCGACCCTGGCCACGTGCCTGGTGCCGCTCGGGTTCCTGATGTTCGGCAGCTCGGGCCGGTTCCGGATGTTCTGGGCCTTGTTCGGGACCTCGAACCAGCTCCTGGCCTCGCTGTCGCTGCTGGCGATCTCGGTGTGGCTGTACCGCGGCGGCGGCAAGCACAAGGGCCGGATCCCGTGGTTCACGGCGGTGCCGATGGTGCTCGTGCTCGCGGTCACGGTCACGTCGCTGGTGCTGCAGGCCCGGGCCGTGGTCACGGCCGGCCTCGGC